From a region of the Mauremys mutica isolate MM-2020 ecotype Southern chromosome 12, ASM2049712v1, whole genome shotgun sequence genome:
- the LOC123347047 gene encoding zinc finger protein RFP-like — protein MAAVNPAKMLLDELTCSVCTDYFQDPVSLDCGHNFCQACITQCWEGLRTNFCCPECRETFSQRSFKPNRHLRNIVEASRTLTLEPAKEPEVGTVCEKHKRVLDVFCQEDQTPICMVCHLSRDHKEHSVVPIEEAAEDYKPQIQSRLTSLKKERDKILSYKSSEENTSQELLKQLQTEKQKIVSEFQQLCQFLKKQERLLLAHLEELNKEIEKRRDEYVAKVSEELSSFSTLIGEMEQKCQQPASVFLQDITGTLSRCEKEKFQNPVAFSSELKWRIWESSQNSAILETTVKKFKDTLSSRQQLDIANVTLDPATAHPELVLSAGWRSVRRGHTRQALPDNPERFDTELCVLGCAGFTLGRHYWEVELEVEVEGRGHWSVGVARESVSRKGQISFNPERGVWAVLGCEDQCVAFTAPEQRIRLSLSRAPPRVGVYLDYEAGQVAFFDAGNGDPIFTFPPASFDGERIRPFFRVGLWGPGCQLTLRP, from the exons ATGGCTGCTGTGAATCCAGCAAAAATGCTCCTAGATGAACTGACTTGTTCAGTGTGTACAGATTATTTTCAAGATCCAGTGTCTCTAgattgtgggcacaatttctgccaagcctgcatcactcagtgctgggagggattgcgTACAAACTTCTGCTGTCCTGAGTGCAGAGAAACCTTTTCCCAGAGAAGCTTCAAACCAAACAGACATCTAAGGAATATTGTAGAAGCTTCTAGAACACTTACATTGGAGCCAGCAAAAGAACCAGAAGTTGGGacagtgtgtgaaaaacacaaaaGGGTTTTAGATGTCTTTTGCcaagaggatcaaacccccattTGTATGGTTTGCCATCTGTCCCGAGATCACAAAGAACACTCTGTGGTTCCCATAGAGGAGGCTGCCGAGGATTACAAG CCCCAAATTCAGAGCCGTTTGACGAGtttgaagaaagagagagacaagattCTGTCGTATAAATCGAGTGAGGAAAATACAAGCCAGGAATTACTG AAACAGCTACAAACTGAGaagcagaagattgtgtctgaatttcagcaactgtgcCAGTTTCTGAAgaaacaagagcgactcctgctggcccatcTGGAAGAGCTGAATAAGGAAATTGAAAAGAGGAGGGATGAGTATGTTGCCAAAGTATCAGAGGAACTATCCTCTTTCAGTACCCTGATCGGTGAGATGGAGCagaagtgccagcagccagcaagtgtattcctgcag GACATCAcaggcaccttgagcag ATGTGAGAAGGAGAAGTTTCAGAACCCAGTGGCCTTTTCTTCTGAACTGAAATGGAGAATCTGGGAATCTTCTCAAAACTCTGCAATTCTGGAGACCACAGTGAAGAAATTCAAAG ACACGCTGTCATCCAGACAACAGTTGGACATAG CaaacgtgactctggatccagccaCGGCCCATCCTGAACTCGTCTTGTCTGCGGGTTGGAGAAGTGTGAGAAGGGGACACACAAGGCAGGctctgcccgacaaccctgagagatttgacactgagctctgtgtgctgggctgtgcgGGATTCACCTTGGGCAGACATTACTGGGAAGTGGagctggaggtggaggtggaggggaggggacactggtctgtgggggtggccagagagtctgtgagcaggaagggacaGATCAGCTTTAACCCTGAGCGGGGGGTCTGggctgtgctgggctgtgaggatCAGTGCGTGGCTTTCACCGCCCCTGAGCAGCGCATCCGCTTGTccctgagccgggcaccccccagggTCGGGGTTTATCTGGACTACGAAGCGGGGCAGGTGGCATTTTTCGACGCGGGTAATGGGGACccaatcttcactttcccgccggcctCTTTCGACGGGGAGAGAATCCGCCCGTTCTTCCGGGTGGGACTCTGGGGCCCAGGCTGCCAGCTCACACTGCGCCCCTGA